The candidate division WOR-3 bacterium genome includes a window with the following:
- a CDS encoding glycosyltransferase family 2 protein has product MNKPLPLVSIIIPCRNEKKSIIRTLRSIIEQDYPAHLVETIVVDGFSDDGTISLVQQFARNNPEHNIRIISNPFRTTPYALNIGIAHARGAIIFTFGAHNRYSPNYISEAVRVLNNTNGAAVGSVAITLPSDRTPIARAIARVLASPFGVGNSLMRIGRNLRTIRTADTASCPGYRREVFTCYGTFNTRLVRNHDIEFNLRLRRAGEQILLVPSIKTYYYARARLIDLFRNSFANGYWVIRSTRFASKPFSLRHLIPAIFITTLLLATGCPKPLTLFLSKFNLPSPHLIAHLPLLSTAGSYLLLLILFSALTTPSPLQLPLYLITYPVLHIGYGLGSLWALLTYWRSPGELPHSSTSRPADTEGGKQKTGNENDYLAAALKTTRELI; this is encoded by the coding sequence ATGAACAAGCCCCTTCCTCTGGTCAGCATCATCATCCCCTGCCGCAACGAGAAAAAGTCCATCATCAGAACACTCCGTTCCATCATCGAACAGGACTATCCGGCGCATCTCGTCGAAACCATAGTAGTCGATGGCTTTTCTGATGACGGCACCATCTCCTTAGTCCAGCAGTTTGCCCGCAATAATCCGGAGCACAACATTCGTATTATCTCCAATCCCTTTCGCACCACCCCTTACGCCCTAAACATCGGCATCGCCCACGCCCGTGGCGCAATCATCTTTACCTTTGGTGCTCACAACCGTTACTCGCCCAACTACATCTCCGAAGCGGTTCGAGTTCTCAATAACACAAATGGGGCGGCGGTTGGTTCAGTCGCAATCACTTTGCCTTCAGACCGCACCCCAATTGCCCGTGCCATCGCTCGTGTCCTCGCCTCCCCATTCGGCGTCGGCAACTCTTTGATGCGCATCGGCCGCAACCTCCGCACCATCCGCACCGCTGACACAGCCTCCTGTCCCGGTTATCGACGAGAGGTATTTACCTGCTACGGCACCTTCAACACCCGCCTTGTCCGCAACCACGACATTGAATTTAACCTCCGCTTGCGCCGTGCCGGCGAACAAATTCTTCTCGTCCCCTCAATAAAAACCTACTATTACGCCCGTGCCCGCCTCATTGACCTGTTCCGGAACAGTTTTGCCAACGGCTACTGGGTCATCCGCAGCACTCGATTTGCTTCAAAACCATTCTCCTTGCGCCATCTCATACCCGCCATCTTCATCACAACCCTGCTCCTCGCCACCGGTTGCCCGAAGCCACTTACCTTATTCCTTTCAAAATTTAATTTACCCTCTCCCCACCTCATCGCGCACCTCCCGCTGCTTAGCACCGCCGGTAGCTACCTTCTGCTACTAATTCTGTTCTCTGCCCTTACTACCCCATCTCCCCTTCAACTTCCTTTATACCTTATCACTTACCCTGTCCTCCACATTGGCTACGGTCTCGGCTCGCTCTGGGCACTCCTTACCTACTGGCGTTCCCCAGGCGAATTACCCCATTCTTCAACCAGTAGACCAGCAGATACAGAAGGCGGAAAACAAAAAACCGGGAATGAGAATGACTATCTCGCTGCTGCACTAAAAACAACCCGGGAGTTA
- a CDS encoding PIG-L family deacetylase, which yields MNGLFNRVLVLGAHTDDEFGCSGTIVRLIEEGKEVYYMAFSPCEESVPKGFPPDILKKECFTAVTKLGVRPENWRLLDFRVRRFPEFRQEILEELVRCRQQLNPDLVFLPASSDIHQDHRVIFEEGLRAFKYTSILGYELPMNTLTFRHVCFVPLEERHIQRKIESLASYQSQRFRSYTSEDFIRSLARVRGVQAGVQFAEAFEVVRWIWK from the coding sequence ATGAATGGATTATTTAACCGTGTTTTAGTTTTAGGTGCCCACACCGACGATGAGTTCGGTTGTTCTGGCACCATCGTCCGTCTGATCGAAGAAGGAAAGGAAGTTTACTATATGGCATTTTCTCCCTGCGAAGAGTCGGTGCCTAAAGGATTCCCGCCCGACATATTGAAGAAAGAGTGCTTTACCGCCGTAACAAAACTTGGGGTGCGACCGGAAAACTGGCGCCTCCTTGACTTTCGGGTTCGCCGCTTCCCGGAATTTCGCCAGGAAATCCTTGAGGAACTGGTCCGCTGCCGGCAACAACTCAACCCCGACCTTGTGTTTCTTCCCGCATCCTCGGACATTCATCAAGACCACCGGGTGATTTTTGAAGAAGGTTTGCGCGCATTCAAATACACATCTATCCTCGGCTACGAACTACCGATGAACACTCTTACATTTCGTCATGTCTGTTTTGTCCCGCTCGAAGAGCGTCATATCCAGCGCAAAATCGAAAGCCTTGCCTCTTATCAATCGCAACGCTTCCGCTCCTATACCAGTGAAGATTTTATCCGTAGCCTTGCCCGAGTTCGGGGCGTTCAAGCCGGTGTCCAGTTTGCCGAAGCCTTTGAGGTGGTGCGATGGATATGGAAGTAA
- a CDS encoding glycosyltransferase gives MATRICILTSGHQVTDTRIFHRQARTLLRAGYQVLLAGIKDGSAHLPGYEPTFSSNSATHLRHHHPPLTIYTLPPSRSRLTRFTLTPLRLLLFALKAKADLYHLHDPELLPLALLLKALNRRVVCDIHEDYYRQLLDKPYLPKLCRQPLASLFNAYQKLVARHIDAVITATDTIASRLRTSARRLVTVKNYPEPLAVSRSEPQNGGKTPSTRPFRIVHLARVLTPERGITLLLEALIQLPDCELLLAGKFVSPDYEAKIKAHPAYPRVRHLGTLPHPDCFRWYTESDVGVVPSLPVLGYESALPVKMFEFMSAGLPVVVPDFPPLRAIVQECACGLTFSPGDATSLARVLATLKSQPDQARKMGKNGRDAVNKIYNWQNEEKKLLKLYEWII, from the coding sequence ATGGCAACCCGCATCTGCATCCTGACCTCGGGCCATCAGGTAACCGACACCAGAATTTTCCATCGGCAAGCCCGAACTCTTCTCCGCGCTGGCTATCAGGTACTCCTTGCCGGCATCAAAGACGGTTCAGCGCACCTGCCCGGCTACGAACCAACTTTCTCCTCCAATTCTGCTACCCATCTGCGGCACCATCATCCTCCTCTTACCATCTACACCCTACCTCCATCTCGCTCCCGACTCACTCGATTTACCCTCACCCCTCTCCGCCTGCTGCTCTTTGCACTCAAGGCAAAAGCCGACCTTTACCACCTTCACGACCCAGAACTACTTCCCCTTGCCCTGCTCCTTAAAGCGCTCAACCGCAGGGTGGTATGCGACATCCACGAAGACTACTACCGCCAACTTCTGGACAAGCCCTACCTACCCAAACTCTGTCGTCAACCTCTTGCCTCACTATTCAATGCCTACCAAAAACTTGTCGCTCGCCACATTGATGCCGTCATCACCGCCACTGATACAATCGCATCCCGCCTGCGCACCTCGGCCCGCCGCCTCGTCACAGTAAAAAACTATCCGGAACCGCTCGCGGTTTCTCGGTCTGAACCGCAGAATGGAGGTAAGACGCCATCAACTCGACCTTTTCGTATCGTCCATCTCGCCCGGGTCCTCACACCAGAACGAGGTATCACGCTCCTCCTGGAGGCACTCATCCAGCTGCCCGATTGTGAACTTCTCCTCGCCGGCAAATTTGTTTCTCCTGACTACGAGGCAAAAATCAAAGCCCATCCCGCATATCCCCGCGTCCGACACCTTGGCACTCTGCCCCATCCCGACTGCTTCAGGTGGTACACAGAGAGCGATGTGGGTGTTGTCCCTTCCTTACCGGTCCTCGGCTACGAATCTGCCTTACCGGTCAAAATGTTTGAGTTTATGAGCGCCGGATTACCTGTGGTCGTTCCTGACTTCCCCCCCTTGCGTGCCATTGTCCAGGAGTGCGCCTGCGGTTTAACCTTTTCACCGGGCGACGCCACCTCGTTAGCCCGCGTACTTGCAACCCTGAAATCCCAGCCCGACCAGGCGCGCAAGATGGGGAAAAACGGCAGAGATGCCGTCAATAAAATCTACAACTGGCAAAATGAAGAAAAAAAACTTTTAAAACTTTATGAATGGATTATTTAA
- a CDS encoding O-antigen ligase family protein, with translation MNTFILIILALFALGLLLRYPEIGLALFLLSGIFKSQFTAMFPHAPDITIILAVILITGTALSFPAYWRNVREPNDGTGTLREANDGTGTLPRAPIAPFLLAFFSLVVVMTLSAFADSDNSYGLEKTIRFATLTGLALFAPIVTVQSEKNLLRLLSTFIAVALLMVALGQTTSEGLTAFGANHIATGRTIGIGFLGALYFTLRSQPRTLKTTVVRIVMLIVNIILGYGVFYSGSRGVLVALLCALGAAGLIAFSFRKGRKLILTGAATVIAIIIITSIFAPDAALTMNKRIRNTVSGPIDQTAHTRVIRAEAAIAMFREHPFTGVGIGGFDQEFNLYESERGDYPHNLFLEVAAELGLLGLLLITLLLFIPIRHLITGLAHGNRPITLLIFALTVYFLVNALFSGDLNDNRLLFTALGLCLALPVLVAPKTTTGELKWQPASAS, from the coding sequence ATGAACACCTTCATCCTCATCATCCTCGCTCTGTTTGCACTCGGTTTACTCCTCCGCTATCCCGAAATCGGCCTGGCGTTGTTCCTTCTCTCCGGTATCTTCAAATCACAGTTCACCGCGATGTTTCCCCACGCACCGGACATCACCATTATCCTGGCGGTTATCCTCATTACCGGAACAGCGCTTTCGTTTCCCGCCTATTGGCGCAATGTCCGTGAGCCCAATGACGGTACGGGCACATTGCGTGAGGCAAATGATGGTACGGGCACGTTGCCACGTGCCCCTATTGCGCCATTCCTTTTAGCCTTCTTCAGTCTCGTTGTTGTAATGACCCTCTCCGCCTTTGCCGATAGTGACAACTCCTATGGTCTGGAGAAAACAATTCGGTTCGCGACCCTGACCGGCCTCGCCCTGTTTGCCCCAATAGTAACAGTCCAATCTGAGAAAAACCTCTTGCGCCTCCTCAGTACCTTTATCGCCGTTGCTCTTCTGATGGTTGCGCTCGGCCAAACCACGTCCGAAGGATTAACCGCGTTTGGCGCCAATCACATCGCCACCGGCAGAACCATCGGCATTGGTTTTCTCGGTGCTCTTTACTTCACCCTCCGTTCCCAGCCGCGCACCCTGAAAACCACTGTTGTCCGCATCGTTATGCTTATTGTCAACATCATCCTTGGTTACGGGGTCTTTTACTCGGGCTCACGCGGGGTATTGGTCGCCTTACTCTGCGCCCTTGGCGCCGCCGGCCTAATCGCCTTCTCCTTTCGAAAAGGCAGAAAACTTATCCTCACCGGTGCTGCAACCGTTATCGCCATCATCATCATCACTTCCATCTTTGCCCCGGATGCCGCTTTGACGATGAACAAACGCATCCGCAACACCGTTTCCGGACCAATTGACCAGACCGCCCACACCCGCGTCATTCGCGCCGAAGCGGCAATTGCGATGTTCCGCGAACACCCCTTTACCGGCGTCGGCATCGGCGGCTTTGACCAGGAGTTCAACCTATACGAAAGCGAGCGGGGTGACTATCCCCACAACCTGTTTTTAGAAGTAGCAGCAGAACTGGGACTCCTCGGTTTACTCCTCATAACTCTCCTCCTGTTTATTCCAATTCGTCATCTCATCACCGGTCTTGCGCACGGCAACCGGCCGATAACGCTCTTAATTTTCGCCCTTACCGTTTACTTCCTCGTCAACGCCCTGTTCTCAGGCGACCTCAACGACAACCGTTTGCTCTTCACCGCTCTGGGCTTGTGTCTTGCCCTACCGGTCCTCGTAGCCCCAAAAACAACCACAGGTGAATTAAAATGGCAACCCGCATCTGCATCCTGA
- a CDS encoding oligosaccharide flippase family protein yields the protein MAFSRPALPEDSLPHIVANTSHATLGISHSTISRALTVTLLTALSKVLGFVRELLLAHIFGTMPIVDAYRVGETITTVGGGFISSTFDVCALPLLVERKMCKNQVSFRQLFASLWTLGFLFSIVILLFTFFAAPLLVAIFAPKISPQTRTLALTITRFMAIVPAALILISATGAYHNSRRKFAIPRLIDPIINSVAILFIIFWAKKSGTFALAAGWSTGHLIGLAVTLAPLIFTGHRLFQTIRDPGVREFLYLATPLLAFLFIRPVNLALGRLFSSFLPSGSIAILGYADRLFAFPCNLIAASIGTVFFTRASELAATGNTVRLRRETERLLKLSTIILIPASILLSFVARLLVRLLYEHGAFTSEAGSTTAIALAILGFGLLPFTASAILTAYFRGKKDTRTPVFAALLGAAATAIFDLALVRPLGIPGLALGSTIGLTINMGYLWFALLKNNKTGMNNTNRASCDVPKVAL from the coding sequence ATGGCATTTTCCCGCCCTGCGCTCCCGGAAGACTCCTTACCGCACATCGTTGCCAATACTTCACATGCTACTTTGGGCATTTCGCACTCAACCATCTCTCGCGCCCTTACCGTCACCCTGTTAACCGCCCTTTCCAAAGTCCTGGGATTTGTGCGCGAACTGCTTCTTGCTCATATTTTTGGTACCATGCCGATTGTTGACGCCTACCGCGTGGGCGAAACCATCACCACCGTTGGTGGTGGTTTTATCTCCAGCACCTTTGATGTTTGTGCCCTACCCCTTCTTGTCGAACGCAAGATGTGCAAAAATCAAGTTAGTTTCCGCCAACTCTTCGCCTCACTCTGGACCCTCGGCTTTCTCTTTTCAATTGTCATCCTCCTCTTCACTTTTTTCGCGGCACCGCTCCTCGTCGCCATCTTTGCCCCCAAAATCAGCCCCCAAACCCGCACTCTCGCGCTCACCATCACCCGTTTTATGGCGATTGTACCCGCAGCGTTAATCCTTATCTCTGCCACCGGTGCCTATCACAACTCCCGGCGCAAATTTGCCATTCCCCGTCTCATCGACCCGATTATCAATTCCGTCGCAATCCTGTTTATAATCTTCTGGGCAAAAAAAAGTGGCACATTTGCCCTGGCTGCCGGCTGGAGTACTGGACATCTCATTGGTCTGGCAGTAACGCTCGCACCACTAATCTTTACCGGGCATCGTCTTTTCCAGACAATCCGCGACCCTGGCGTTCGAGAATTTCTTTATCTCGCCACCCCGCTCCTTGCTTTCCTTTTCATCCGACCGGTCAACCTCGCGCTTGGTCGGCTCTTTTCCTCCTTTTTACCCTCGGGCAGCATCGCCATCCTCGGTTATGCCGACCGGCTATTTGCCTTTCCCTGCAACCTCATCGCCGCATCAATCGGCACGGTTTTCTTTACCCGGGCAAGTGAACTTGCCGCAACCGGTAACACCGTGCGTCTCCGGCGCGAAACCGAACGCCTTCTCAAATTATCGACCATCATCCTTATCCCCGCCAGCATCCTTCTTTCCTTCGTTGCTCGTTTGCTTGTCCGGCTTCTTTACGAACATGGTGCCTTCACCAGCGAGGCAGGTTCAACCACCGCAATCGCCCTTGCCATACTCGGTTTTGGTCTATTGCCCTTCACCGCATCCGCTATCCTTACCGCCTACTTCCGGGGTAAAAAAGACACCCGAACACCGGTCTTCGCTGCCCTCCTTGGCGCCGCTGCCACCGCAATTTTTGACCTTGCTCTTGTTCGACCCCTTGGCATTCCCGGATTAGCGCTGGGCTCAACCATTGGTCTTACAATCAATATGGGGTATCTCTGGTTCGCTTTACTAAAAAACAATAAAACTGGAATGAACAACACCAACAGAGCAAGTTGCGATGTGCCCAAAGTAGCACTATGA
- a CDS encoding DegT/DnrJ/EryC1/StrS family aminotransferase, producing the protein MEVPILDLKRQYRYLKAAIDQRLETALNHQQWIMGPEVRDLEQKVAQYIGTRYAIGVASGTDALVLALRALAYKRTGNDFWTPDAEVITTPFTFAATADAILRAGATPVFVDIDPLTFNINPALVERALTKNTVGIIPVHLYGQTCPMAQLKELAQKHNLFILEDVAQAFGASYQGRKCGAWGDAGAFSFFPSKNLGGFGDGGIVTTDDQTIAEFVDILRRHGGKDKYNVDYLGYNSRLDTLQAAILLARFSALEEFNTRRVKIATAYNAALSTIPALTVPQLPVNGEHVFHQYTIRHPERDRLKQHLDQAKVATMVYYPIPLHKMKLFASRCRIAGDLKEAERAAREVLSLPIEPLLEPEEIAFVVQRVEECLCSRETVAV; encoded by the coding sequence ATGGAAGTCCCAATCCTTGACCTGAAACGTCAGTATCGTTATCTCAAAGCTGCCATTGACCAGCGGCTGGAAACGGCACTTAATCATCAGCAGTGGATTATGGGTCCGGAGGTTCGAGACCTGGAGCAGAAAGTCGCTCAGTACATTGGAACCCGATATGCCATCGGTGTCGCTTCAGGAACCGACGCCCTTGTCCTCGCCCTGCGCGCCCTGGCGTACAAACGCACCGGCAATGATTTCTGGACCCCTGATGCTGAGGTAATCACAACCCCTTTCACTTTTGCCGCGACCGCTGACGCCATCCTTCGCGCCGGTGCAACACCGGTGTTTGTCGACATCGACCCGCTAACTTTTAACATCAACCCCGCACTGGTTGAAAGGGCGCTGACAAAAAACACCGTCGGCATCATCCCGGTTCACCTCTATGGTCAGACTTGCCCGATGGCGCAACTGAAAGAGCTCGCTCAAAAACACAACCTCTTTATCCTTGAAGATGTCGCCCAGGCGTTCGGTGCCTCTTATCAGGGCAGAAAATGTGGTGCCTGGGGTGACGCCGGTGCCTTCAGCTTTTTCCCGAGCAAAAATCTGGGCGGATTTGGTGACGGCGGTATCGTAACAACTGACGACCAAACCATCGCCGAGTTCGTTGACATCCTGCGCCGCCACGGCGGCAAAGACAAATACAATGTTGACTATCTCGGTTACAACAGCCGGCTTGACACCCTGCAGGCGGCAATCCTGCTTGCCCGCTTCTCCGCACTGGAAGAGTTCAATACCCGACGGGTCAAAATCGCCACCGCCTACAATGCCGCACTCAGCACGATTCCGGCGCTCACCGTTCCCCAGCTTCCGGTAAACGGAGAACATGTGTTTCACCAGTACACCATTCGCCACCCGGAACGGGACCGATTGAAACAGCACCTTGACCAGGCAAAAGTGGCGACGATGGTCTATTACCCCATACCCCTGCATAAGATGAAACTGTTTGCTTCTCGCTGCCGCATCGCCGGTGATCTGAAAGAAGCAGAAAGAGCAGCGCGTGAAGTCCTCTCCCTGCCCATTGAACCGCTTCTGGAACCCGAAGAGATTGCATTTGTCGTCCAGCGTGTTGAAGAGTGTCTTTGTTCCCGAGAAACGGTAGCGGTCTAA
- a CDS encoding Gfo/Idh/MocA family oxidoreductase, with amino-acid sequence MSRSIAVVGAGTWGKNLVRVFDSLKSLHTVCDTNPAALSGLPISNGVRLTNDFTTVLNDPEITAVAIATPAVTHYEFVRSALLAEKDVFVEKPLALDLSQAEELVRLAEKKERILMVGHILRYHPAIVQLSEMIEKGELGRIDYIYSNRLNLGRLRTEENILWSFAPHDISVILALVQERPAMVSAHGEAFLQKNIPDVTLTTLEFPSGVHAYTFVSWLHPFKEQRLVVVGSKQMVVFEDGNSQPTLACYPHDIRWHQGRIPVALKGEKSLIELPNEEPLRLECEHFLESIATRIPPRTDGNEGLRVLEVLTAAQQSLQKGGKVIPLHQIRNGSAQKMVVTLKERKPVLTATVAQLQPSTAFPLSTPVEEEVAYAVPTLSEDAKEPETAPFIHPTAIVDPGASIGSGTKIWHFSHISANVRIGKNCVFGQNVFVAEGVTVGDNCKVQNNVSLYKGVCLEEGVFCGPSCVFTNVINPRAFIERKAEFKPTLVKKGASIGANATIVCGNTIGRYALIGAGAVVTRDVPDYALVAGVPARPIGWVCKCGTKLVVDDHRARCPHCGNEYQPDDEGGLKPLKEK; translated from the coding sequence ATGAGTCGCTCAATTGCGGTTGTCGGCGCCGGCACTTGGGGGAAAAACCTGGTGCGGGTGTTTGACAGTTTGAAAAGTTTGCACACCGTTTGCGATACCAATCCCGCCGCACTAAGCGGGTTACCAATCTCAAATGGTGTCCGTCTCACAAACGATTTTACTACCGTTCTCAACGACCCGGAGATTACCGCGGTTGCCATTGCTACCCCAGCGGTCACTCATTATGAATTTGTTCGTTCCGCGCTGCTGGCAGAAAAGGATGTGTTCGTGGAAAAACCGCTTGCCCTGGACCTCTCTCAGGCTGAAGAACTGGTCCGCCTCGCCGAGAAAAAAGAGCGGATTTTGATGGTCGGCCATATCCTGCGCTACCATCCCGCTATTGTCCAGTTAAGCGAGATGATTGAAAAAGGCGAACTGGGCAGGATTGACTACATCTATTCTAATCGTCTCAACCTTGGCCGCCTGCGCACCGAAGAGAATATCCTCTGGAGTTTTGCCCCGCACGACATCAGCGTCATCCTTGCCCTTGTCCAGGAGCGTCCCGCGATGGTATCTGCCCACGGTGAGGCTTTTCTCCAGAAAAACATTCCTGATGTAACACTGACCACTCTTGAATTTCCTTCCGGGGTTCACGCCTACACATTTGTCTCCTGGTTGCATCCGTTCAAGGAGCAGCGGTTGGTGGTGGTTGGCTCAAAACAGATGGTGGTATTTGAAGACGGTAACTCCCAGCCCACCCTTGCCTGTTATCCGCATGACATTCGCTGGCATCAGGGAAGGATTCCGGTTGCGCTGAAAGGGGAAAAGAGTCTGATTGAACTTCCCAATGAAGAACCCCTGCGTCTGGAGTGCGAACATTTCCTCGAAAGCATCGCCACACGCATTCCGCCGCGCACCGATGGCAACGAAGGCTTGCGGGTGTTAGAGGTCCTGACTGCGGCGCAACAGTCACTGCAAAAGGGTGGTAAGGTAATACCGCTTCACCAGATTCGTAACGGCAGCGCCCAAAAAATGGTGGTTACGCTCAAGGAGCGAAAGCCGGTCCTGACCGCGACCGTTGCCCAGCTCCAACCCAGCACCGCTTTCCCCTTATCAACACCTGTTGAAGAAGAAGTTGCCTATGCCGTGCCAACGCTATCTGAGGATGCGAAAGAGCCGGAAACCGCGCCCTTCATTCATCCCACTGCCATTGTTGACCCCGGGGCTTCAATCGGCTCGGGAACCAAAATCTGGCATTTCAGCCACATCTCCGCCAATGTCCGTATCGGCAAGAACTGCGTATTCGGGCAGAATGTGTTTGTCGCCGAAGGGGTAACCGTCGGTGACAATTGCAAAGTTCAGAACAATGTATCACTCTACAAAGGGGTCTGCCTTGAAGAAGGGGTGTTTTGTGGTCCTTCCTGTGTCTTTACCAATGTCATCAACCCGCGCGCCTTTATTGAGCGCAAAGCCGAATTCAAACCCACCCTGGTGAAAAAGGGCGCCTCAATTGGTGCCAATGCAACGATTGTGTGCGGTAACACTATTGGCCGTTACGCCCTCATCGGCGCCGGCGCGGTTGTCACCAGAGATGTTCCTGATTACGCCCTGGTCGCCGGTGTTCCGGCGCGGCCTATTGGCTGGGTGTGCAAATGTGGCACCAAACTGGTGGTCGATGACCACCGTGCCCGCTGCCCGCACTGTGGCAATGAGTATCAACCCGATGATGAAGGTGGTTTAAAACCGCTAAAGGAGAAGTAA